DNA from Pseudomonadota bacterium:
CGGTTTGCTCGCGCGTACCGCTGCGCCCAGAACAGATCGCGGCGGTATTCTTCCATCTCGGCTGTGCCGGCGAGGAAGACGGCGAGGTCGCGGTCCGGCAGCTTCGCGTTGTGGGCGAGCTTCCGGGCCCGGCCGATGTGGATCTCGGCGAGCATCTTACCGATGTTGCGCGAGCCCGAGTGGAGCATCAGCCAGACGCTCTCTTCGGTGTCGAGGCACAGCTCGATGAAGTGGTTGCCGCCGCCCAGCGTTCCCATCTGCTTGCGGGCGTTGCCCAGGCGATCCTGGACCTTGTGCGTGAGCAGGTGGAACTCCTTGAAAAGCCGCTGCTTCTCAGCGTACTTCACCACCTTGTCGTGCGACGCGAAGCCGACGGGAATGGCCTGCTCGACCCGATGCCGGACCAGTGCGAGCGAGTCGGGCAGGTCGGACGCCGTCAGGTTGGTCTTGACCGCGGCCATGCCGCAGCCGATGTCGACGCCGACGGCCGCCGGAGCGACCGCATCCTTCATCGCGATCACGGAGCCCACGGTCGCGCCCTTTCCGAAGTGGACGTCGGGCATGGCGGCGACGTGCTTGAACACCCAGGGGAGCGCCGCTATGTTCTTGAGCTGGTCAAGCGCCGAGCTCTCCACCTCCTCGAGCTTCGTCCACAGTCGAACCGGGACGTTCCTGCCCTTCAATGTGGAAACGGACATGGTCTTCTCCTTGTGCCTACGCGTCCGGGCGTTGCGCTCGATTTGTTGGTTTCGGGCGCTATGACCCAACGTCGTCCGCTACTCGCTCGACCTCCATGCCCGTATCATTGCCGGTCAAGACGCCTTGGGCTTCTCACAGGAATGTCAGTTGTCTGGTCGATCGACAGTCATCCGCATAGCCCAGCCCAACGAGTACCCCGTGCTCAGCGCCCTCGCGCTGCGTTCCAAGGGCTACTGGGGCTACAGCGTGGAATTCCTCTCCGCGTGCGTCACCGAGCTGACTGTAATGCCCGATCGCGCAATGCACCAACCCGTTTTCGTAGCAGTCGCTGAAGACAGGATCGTCGGGTTCTACGGGCTCGACCGGCTGGACGATACCAGGTGCGAGCTGGACTTCCTGTTCGTCGAGCCCGACGAGATGGCGAAGGGCTACGGCCGGGAGCTTCTCGAGCATGCCAAGACTGCGGCTCAGCAACTCGGATGCACGACCCTGATCATCCAGGGAGATCCGCATGCAGGAACATTCTATCGAGCAGCTGGAGCCAAGCAGACTGGCCATCGACCGTCTTCGAGCATTCCCGACCGGCTCCTTCCTCTCTTCGAAATAGAGCTTCACTGCGCAACATGACGATCGGGGGCCACGCCGCGGGGCCAACGGTCGGCTATCTCGCGGCACGCTTCGAGCGGGTTGCGGTTTCCCCCCGGGGGGGCATCGAGCCGAGCCTTGGTTCGGCGTCAAGGGGCTGGGGTTCGTTCTTGCCTTTCGCTGACGGGTCGACTTCGTGGCGCCCATTACGCCTCGCCACCACCTTGCGCGGGGTCGTGACTTGCGGTTGCGCGCCAGGTGTGACCTTTGCCCAGCGGTTTGGCCTTGGCACCGGGAGCTCGGCCAGTGAATAGACCCCACCACCGAACCGGTGACCCCCCTGGCCAAGGGTGATCCTGAACACTTCAGGGTTGAGCTTGCGGCCGCCCCGCAGCCTACCAACGTAGCGTTGCCTCTTGTTACTCCATGAAAGCGGCAAGGAGCGCATGCGACCAGCGACCAAAAGATCGACCGAAACGCCGAACTCCCCGGCCAGGGGTCGACCCGAACTGTCCAGCAGCACGGCCTCGATGCGACCGTTGCGGCGACACAGCACCTCGGCCGAGTAATCGCCCGCCGCGACCACGATTCCGCCAAAACGGGGTGGGACACGCAGTGGCAGGAACGTGAGGCTGCCAACGTGCGTCACATTCCCCGCGGCGATCGAGAGGTTGAAAGGCCCCGCTGCGACCTGCACATCGGGCCCAACCATGCCTCGATAACGTTCGTGTTGCGGGCTCCAGGAGAGCTTCACGGCGTGCGGATCGTCGTCCGAGCCGGCG
Protein-coding regions in this window:
- a CDS encoding RtcB family protein produces the protein MSVSTLKGRNVPVRLWTKLEEVESSALDQLKNIAALPWVFKHVAAMPDVHFGKGATVGSVIAMKDAVAPAAVGVDIGCGMAAVKTNLTASDLPDSLALVRHRVEQAIPVGFASHDKVVKYAEKQRLFKEFHLLTHKVQDRLGNARKQMGTLGGGNHFIELCLDTEESVWLMLHSGSRNIGKMLAEIHIGRARKLAHNAKLPDRDLAVFLAGTAEMEEYRRDLFWAQRYARANREVMLKLYEDVLVKMFREVRFEEPITCHHNYVAEEVHFGEEVLVTRRGAISAREGELGIIPGSMGTRSYIVRGRGNPDAFHSASHGAGRKMSRGKAKKHFSVDDLRIQTEGVECRKDRAVLDEIPGAYKDIDQVMDYQKDLVEVVAELKQVMCVKG
- a CDS encoding GNAT family N-acetyltransferase translates to MSGRSTVIRIAQPNEYPVLSALALRSKGYWGYSVEFLSACVTELTVMPDRAMHQPVFVAVAEDRIVGFYGLDRLDDTRCELDFLFVEPDEMAKGYGRELLEHAKTAAQQLGCTTLIIQGDPHAGTFYRAAGAKQTGHRPSSSIPDRLLPLFEIELHCAT